CTCCGCCCCTCTCTTTGGAAAAACAGTTTGGAACAAAAGATTCACAGCCTAcggaaactttttttttgcaatgcaTCTAAACAGAGAAGTTATGTTACCTTAACGTGCTAGCAACAGATGAATTTTCCCAAACTACTGAAACAACAATGGATTTCCTTGTTTAGCAGAGAAGTGACTGTATGATGGGTCTTTTTCGTACCAGCGAAGttgttaaaataagaaatttagTAATTCAGGGAGGACAATGACCACAGTCATCTGCTACTCTGCAGCTGCTTGCCATTTACACTGATCCTGTGATCTCTGTTTATAAAGGTCAGCAGTTGCTCTGAATTCACAGCTGAACTTAGGAGAAAGTACCATACCAGCAGCTTGGTAACCTGAAAAAGCATCTGGTTAGAGTATTGGGCAGCATGGCTTTTATGGCAAAGGTCACAGTTACTACTCAAAAAGCCCTACATGCGCTAACAGGGTCTGGCCTGTCTGTCAGCCAGCAGAGACCGACCCGGCTTTCGAGCGCAGCACGTCACCTGCCACCTCCGCCACGGCCGTGCTGTCGGCCAACCCGGCCCGCCGGGGAACGCACGGCTCCGTGCGACACAAGCACTTGCACAGAACGGCTTCAGAAGGCCCGCCCCGGtttacttttcctctttcacaaCTCTGGGCTGCAAATTTTTTATTCCAACTGCAGTTCAACAGAGTAATTCATGCGAGTAAGAACTGCAGAGTCAGGCCCCATAGAGTATCAACTTTTTAATGTTAGTTTAAGATCTCAGGCACGTTACACCTTAACCTAAGACGGGAGATGGGGGGAACTGCAAAAGATCCTTATGAAGGACCCAGAGGGTTAGGGGCACAGGCCACATCtgcaagtgaaaataaataaaaatcattacttctataatattttcaaatacataaataaaagacTCAGCACGTCAACTTCACAATACAAGCCCAAATCTGGATTAAACTGCCCCCACAGTTCCTTAGCGATATTAACAGATTGGTTAATATCCATTATCATTAAATGATGTAATCAAATGCTCCAGCACCAAAATTCTTGAAAGACTGTTGATCACTCGAATCACACTAATTGTATTAGTATCCCTCTTATTACCACTATTTTATAATACTTCGATAGTATTTTGCCTGATAAATGAGGAAAAGTGTAATGCAGTTTTTTGAGCTTTTTTGACACAGAATCTAAAGACACAAAAAAGCTCTAAGGTGGGCAGAAGTAACCGTCACCTTAACTGGAAAACACATTTGTCTGCCAGAGGCCACTATCAGACATGAAATCCCTCTGGTGATATTCAGGGACAGCGTGCTGGTAAAAGGCCCCGTCTTTCTGTACAGCCGTGGCTCAAAAAGCTTCACTTCTCCAGCAGGCACTGCCAACACGGTCTTCTCATAAAAGTTCTTTCTAATGGGAAGGGTAAATTTATCATTTCCATTTTAGCTGCTACTTAAAACCTTCTGTATCAGCCAGCACAACACAAGGGAATGCACACTTGAGAAGGCCAATAAGGAAGTTAGAAAAGACTAATGcattaaagaagaagaaaaaaaaatgtgggcagagaaaaaaaaaggaaaaggaagctaGACAACCGAAGACTAAGGGAAtaaaaagataagaaaacatACACTGAAGAAGCACGGGGGTTGtgtgcattttctgtttgggGGGGTGTTCTCTCTCCAATACCAAAGGCATTTGAGTGAAATAAGTACAGCAATCTACAGAAGCACACACTAACCAGCACAACagcattttattctttcacaTTGCAAAGGAACAATTTGGGGGGAGACAAAATTAATGTTCAGGTATTTTGGCAATCGCTGAGGGGAATTTTCCACTAGTTCTTGAAACCAGGGAAATGCAAACTTCTCAGCCAGTATTTACATGGGGGAGAATGCACACGTACTTGTACAAAAATAGCTTGACAGCAGCTTGGCAGAATCCCAGCTCCTAGAGCACCATAAAGGGATCTTACTCACAGCATTTATCATAACGGCACAAAAGCGGTTCAGGCCAGAATACAAGACCAACAAGTCCTGAAGAGAACATCTTTATGCAGGAGCATCAAGTTTGATTTTCCTATATTCACGTGACTTTTGTTACAGAATAAATCTTTATCTCATTTTTCAGAGGATCTAAACTGTGCAGTGTTCATTTTGACAGACGCAAACAGAAAATAGTTGTATAAGGGGGGAATAATAACTTGCAATCTGCTAAATCACATTACATTATGTTCCACCACAATATGGGCACTGAGCCAGTTTTTGAACTCCTGAAGCATTAAAAAGCCCTTTTCTAGGGCCTTACATATTAAGGACAATTACTTTGTGTGTTAATGAGCGCAAGAAATACTTATCATGTCATACAAAACATTAACCTACATTCATACACACTTCTCTGCACAGTTCATTTCTTGCCTACAGCCTTTCTTATAAAATGCATCTCCTggataaaagcattaaaatatagtttaaaGGTTCCTGAATAACAGCTAACACCTCAAAGAGCCATCTTAACATCAGCCAACAACGAGAGTGAGGATCTTTACCAGCTTTCAAGTATCAAGGCAAATTTATACACAGGGTCTCAGCACCCAATTAACAAGGACAGAACTTAGAGTTTGTGAAGATTTGTACATGTAAGCAGCAGGTAAATCAAATGGGCAGGTGGGATTGTCAGTCTGCATTCACAACAGCAAATAAAGACCACAACTCGTAACATTCAAGAAAAACAGGGAACACCAAGGTAGCATCAGGGCTCGGCATGCAATTGCTGCCTGTATTCAGCAGAAGTTGGCTTTTATACCCTATTTCTTTAACTTCTCAGTTACCTAAAGATCCATGAGATTAGCTATCAATACACTATAGATTCTACAGCATATAACCAATACCGTATGAATTTAAATTCATGCAACCTTTCTGCTGTTACACAACTGGAGAGGCACCTTCAGGATGGATTTGTATTTACACAAACACAAGCAAGCATTCACAAATACTCTGATAAGCAAGTGATAGCAAGTGAAGGTTGTACCACTATCATTCTGAAATGCTTCTGTTGCACATTGGGAACTAGTAGATGCTTTATTGTTCAGAATTCGGCAATTGGGAAAACGTTACTTTAGTTCATCACAGATGGAAATTAGGAGAGGCAGGACAGAGACACAGAAGCACAAAGCCACTGAAGTAACTGAGTGGTTGCCTGGATCACAACTGGACACACAGCAACATGCCTGACTTATGAACTGACAGCAACTTGCAGTATCTGAGCAAGAAATGGAGATGAGGAAGGGCAAAGAGGAGGGAAGATAAATTTTCTAAGAGCTTGATTTAAAACCCAGCTCTCCGGCACACATTTTACTGAACTGTAATCCATATTATACAGTACAATGTTCAAGATACAGCACGCAGAGCCACAGACATCATAACCCATGAGTATGTCCACCCATGAATACATCCCTTTCATCACTCATTCCTCCTCTCATTCTAATTACCTAATGTTTGAGGAGAATCCATGTCCTCTCCAGCTAGCTATGCTTTACTTGAACACGCTTTTGAATCTGCTTAGCCTGAacagacaagacagacaaattTCTGCCTCGACAGTACAATACCCCAGAAACAAAATACATCTCCCAAGATGCAGCTTCAAGCACAAATGTTATTTTCCGTGCTAAACTCTGACACTACTCGCTCTCAGTAGTTCAGCTGGATCATTTCAAATCCATCAGCAAAACCATTTGCCCTTTTACTTTTGaagtaattctgtttttctactAAGCTTTAAGTACACTTAAGTCTTACATATTTTTGGATACTAAACCATTTGTGCCCCTGTCAAAGCCCCCGACTCTAAAACAATACTCCATTTACAAATGGAGATAATTCAGCTCATTTATGCCTCCAGGATAAATCTAGTTTACTACTTCTACCCAAAATaatgcacacagacacacacacaaaacgcCATGACCTCACCTTCAGTATTTCAGGTTCTTTGATGTCTAGAGCTCCTGTATTCCATCGCTTTTTCATACTTCTATGCAATTTGAGATATTCATGAGTACGTGGAGTAAGAAGCCAAATCACACAGACAGCTATCATAAAACCAAGGGCCATTCCAAATAAGAGTCCACTTAAATAGCCAGGGAGGGGGATAATAAAGTAAGCATAGACTAGCAGTGTTAAGAAGTATAAAGTTTTCACTGGTATTTGAGGCTGTTGCACACACGGATTATTTTCATCTTCACTACTGAGCATAGTACCATTTTCCTCAGTCACCTCTGGATCGAGCAAAGTTTCAGCAGGTTTATCAGTTTTGCCTTCATCCTCTAGCAAGGAAAAGTCTTCAGAATACAGTTCACAAAACTCCTCATCCTCTCTGCTTGCTAGTGCAGACAATGAACATTTTTCAAGTACGAGTGAAGTTTTTGAACTCATGTCCTTTGTGCTTGCAGACTGAGAGCTTTTGGTCTCTGTCTCTTTTGCATGTTCCTCAGCTGCTTTTGACTGATCGTTCTTATTCAGGTTAGAGTCACTTCCATAGAAGTCCCCTTCAGAATCACATTCTTCTTCCTTAATGCTGTAGTTGTTATTGCTTTCCAAATGGCCATTCAAACTGGAAAGGTTTGAGAGTTCTGAAGCACTTGAAGATAAGGCTTTGGGCCTGTGGCTACTACTTTCATCACCCATTATTTTACTGAGCAGCTGAAAAGGCTCATAGATTACTTCAGAAAGGCGTCTTTTAGTATCTTCAATTTTAGCCTCCATTTCAGGTACTTTAAAAAAGGAACGAGTGTCAGAGGGAGATGTTAATGGAGACGAGGGGGCAGTTTTAGAATCACCACCTGTAGCTCGAGGCTGAGTGAACTGTTTGAACAGATGCAAGTTCAGTTTTGAGTCGGGTGACCTGTAAGACACAGCTTCAGGTTCTTGTTTAGAAGTATCTGTAGACAGAGATTTCACTAAGGTCTTCATTAACTGTCTATGTCGCATCGGTGGGGTGGGTTCTTTTGGTTCCACATCTGTTGAAAGGGACTTGACCAAACCCTTAAAAGGCTTTGAACTAGGAACTGTGGATGATCCGCTAGAGCAGACAACTGATCTGGAaggggatgaggatggagaaGACGACAGGCTAGATTTCTGTTCCACAGGTGGTGGTGCACCTGATAAGCTAACTGTATGACAGGAGTGTGATGATGGAGACAGGACTAGTGGTACTGCACTGAATACTTGGGATGTGGAAGGAGAATCCAACAGCTTTACAGTCTCCGCAGTTGGCAGAACTGCAGGTGATGAGGACAGTAGTGATGCAGAGTTGGCCATGTTAAGCGAGGTAGCTGGACCAGAAAAATCATGGCCGGTATGCTCAAAGCAGAGGTCTTCCTTGGCTTCAAGTGCTGTTACAATGCTTTGGTCATCTAGTTCCTCATCAAGAAATTCCTTaaactcctcttcctcctcttcttcctccttcccaaatgcagagaaatgaaTAGTGATGGTTTCTCGGGAGACAGATCGTTGGACCTGCACTTTTGGTGCTGATTGCTTTGAGGACATTTCACCAGTTTTCTCTGCATGGCTACTGTTCTGACTTGTCATTGCAGGTCCCAGAGATGTGTCAGagtctgtgaagaaaatgtaataCTGTGTTAAATGCAtatgtttttcccccttcaaacaCCCTTATTTTCAAGCGTTAAGCCAAACATAAGAGGTTATACACAACAGGTCAGTCagttgaaaattaaaacaatctgGACACTCTTTATCTCACTGGATTTAAAGCTGTCTAGACAAATTATGGACTGTTACTAAAGAAATTAACTGTAGATTTATTTTGTTGCACAAAATGTATCTATATTTTAGTTAATACTCCCTTCACATCTGTTTAACTACCTCATTCTTAGTATCATTGAATACAAGAGCGgattcaagaaagacaaggacaAAAACATGCTTAGGACAGTTGGCAATCATGGACAGGCATGGAAAGCATTACCAGGCCCTCTTAGATGATCTTGAAGGAAAAATCTGACACAATTTTAggtaggaaaaaaccccatcccacacaacaaaacacaacaagCAGAAGATACTTACACTCAAAATTACTGATCTAGGTTACTGTTTGCTAGTTAACATATTTCCACATAGCACAAAGTGGCAATATTAAGAAGTGCCATGCTGTTAAAATTACCTTCAAGTCTTCTGAAATTATAGTTCATCTCTGATGCGCCACCTTCCTGTTCTCCCCACCAGATGCACTTCTGAGTTCCAGAAGCCTCATCCCACCCCAGCACACTGAAATTCTTCACTCCGAACATTCAGTTCCTTCTACATACAATAATTAATGcttcttatttctttcaaataaaaaaaaatttgaaactCAAAGCAAGGtcatatatatgtaaaagtCTTCATGTGTGGGACAGTACCTTGTCTTGTATACCTGTTTGAACTGGTCTATAGGAAATAGAgatttaaattgtattttatcaCATGTGTTATCATgatttatggttggacttgatgatcttaagggtcttttccaatctacaTGATTCTATGCAGTTTTTGTCTTTCCAGGTTTTGCAAGCTATGGACAAATGATCAGGGTACACAATAGTCCAATAATTGCAGGCAAAACAAAGCATAATTGGAcagaacttaattttaaaagttatccTCCTGAATTCCAGGACTAGACATCCTTTACAAACGTATTTTAGCAGAATCCCAGTACAGCAAGGTTTAGTAGCTTCAAACATTTCAATAACGGAAAGTATCAAACTGTTGTCAAAAAGACACGAGTCAGACTTCTGCAGATACAGCACATTTGAGACCTACCTCAGATAACATATATACCCAAAGAATTTATTACTGCTGGCAGTTTTGCTGTAGGAATGTGTAAGGACACTTCAGTAGAGGCAACTGTTCTTCTCACTGATACAGCAATAGTACTTTTTGAAAATACCAATCTCTGATCAGATCAGTACACAGAGGCTGCTTATGCAATATAATAAAGGCAGGTGTGTTAGTGTTATCTATCT
This window of the Pelecanus crispus isolate bPelCri1 chromosome 12, bPelCri1.pri, whole genome shotgun sequence genome carries:
- the TEX2 gene encoding testis-expressed protein 2 isoform X6 translates to MSFVISDSDTSLGPAMTSQNSSHAEKTGEMSSKQSAPKVQVQRSVSRETITIHFSAFGKEEEEEEEEFKEFLDEELDDQSIVTALEAKEDLCFEHTGHDFSGPATSLNMANSASLLSSSPAVLPTAETVKLLDSPSTSQVFSAVPLVLSPSSHSCHTVSLSGAPPPVEQKSSLSSSPSSSPSRSVVCSSGSSTVPSSKPFKGLVKSLSTDVEPKEPTPPMRHRQLMKTLVKSLSTDTSKQEPEAVSYRSPDSKLNLHLFKQFTQPRATGGDSKTAPSSPLTSPSDTRSFFKVPEMEAKIEDTKRRLSEVIYEPFQLLSKIMGDESSSHRPKALSSSASELSNLSSLNGHLESNNNYSIKEEECDSEGDFYGSDSNLNKNDQSKAAEEHAKETETKSSQSASTKDMSSKTSLVLEKCSLSALASREDEEFCELYSEDFSLLEDEGKTDKPAETLLDPEVTEENGTMLSSEDENNPCVQQPQIPVKTLYFLTLLVYAYFIIPLPGYLSGLLFGMALGFMIAVCVIWLLTPRTHEYLKLHRSMKKRWNTGALDIKEPEILKGWMNEIYNYDPETYHATLTHSVYVRLEGSTLRLSKPNKNISRRAVYNEPKPEVTYVSQKIYELTESKISLVPKSLARKRIWNKKYPICIELARQDDFMAKAQTDKENTEEKLSAEKVDLNNEESKKPQDGAKYASQKDQVLYLFGRTGREKEEWFRRFLLASKLKSEAKKLSSFCGSKPGILPTHSRTDSQSGVLTHSRSSSKGSAEEIASQPKHKDLAGHVRQKMLLDYNIYMAKCVPHEKKSPSGSPVLSADSSPTAVKKLPDAHVEAEEEEQEAWVNALLGRIFWDFLGEKYWSDLVSKKIQMKLSKIKLPYFMNELTLTELDMGIAVPKILQAFKPSVDHRGLWIDLEMSYNGSFLMTLETKMNLTKLGKEPLGEALKVGEIGKEGFRPRAYCLADSDEESSSAGSSEEDDAPELAGEKQVTPGAEGFKRCCISNAIWEGGVFRLDRFLPDTCS
- the TEX2 gene encoding testis-expressed protein 2 isoform X7 — encoded protein: MSFVISDSDTSLGPAMTSQNSSHAEKTGEMSSKQSAPKVQVQRSVSRETITIHFSAFGKEEEEEEEEFKEFLDEELDDQSIVTALEAKEDLCFEHTGHDFSGPATSLNMANSASLLSSSPAVLPTAETVKLLDSPSTSQVFSAVPLVLSPSSHSCHTVSLSGAPPPVEQKSSLSSSPSSSPSRSVVCSSGSSTVPSSKPFKGLVKSLSTDVEPKEPTPPMRHRQLMKTLVKSLSTDTSKQEPEAVSYRSPDSKLNLHLFKQFTQPRATGGDSKTAPSSPLTSPSDTRSFFKVPEMEAKIEDTKRRLSEVIYEPFQLLSKIMGDESSSHRPKALSSSASELSNLSSLNGHLESNNNYSIKEEECDSEGDFYGSDSNLNKNDQSKAAEEHAKETETKSSQSASTKDMSSKTSLVLEKCSLSALASREDEEFCELYSEDFSLLEDEGKTDKPAETLLDPEVTEENGTMLSSEDENNPCVQQPQIPVKTLYFLTLLVYAYFIIPLPGYLSGLLFGMALGFMIAVCVIWLLTPRTHEYLKLHRSMKKRWNTGALDIKEPEILKGWMNEIYNYDPETYHATLTHSVYVRLEGSTLRLSKPNKNISRRAVYNEPKPEVTYVSQKIYELTESKISLVPKSLARKRIWNKKYPICIELARQDDFMAKAQTDKENTEEKLSAEKVDLNNEESKKPQDGAKYASQKDQVLYLFGRTGREKEEWFRRFLLASKLKSEAKKLSSFCGSKPGILPTHSRTDSQSGVLTHSRSSSKGSAEEIASQPKHKDLAGHVRQKMLLDYNIYMAKCVPHEKKSPSGSPVLSADSSPTAVKKLPDAHVEAEEEEQEAWVNALLGRIFWDFLGEKYWSDLVSKKIQMKLSKIKLPYFMNELTLTELDMGIAVPKILQAFKPSVDHRGLWIDLEMSYNGSFLMTLETKMNLTKLGKEPLGEALKVGEIGKEGQ